The following are encoded in a window of Flavobacteriales bacterium genomic DNA:
- a CDS encoding AAA family ATPase gives MFKKIRINTWRQYENIDIDFHPRLTIITGANGAGKTTILGLLNRHFGWPSQLVGTPKKDKKTGRLKFFSDFGKDLFSSESSNVNRNNQNVVGNISYINGTNTNIMVPTQVGSTYGIQFSSQQPISGFHIPSHRPIYKYQNVPNISTQAISKQMAYQNYRSVKHQRYQGSSSIPKSETYFIKETLISLATFGYGNQIVSRNDEAVRIFEGFQDVLKNVLPPKLGFEKISIRIPEVILETKSGEFAMDAVSGGIASIIDLAWQIFMFENNNQPFCVTFDEPENHLHPEMQKSLLPNFLKAFPRAQFIIASHNPFIISSVPDSKVYVLNYNENNKVSSILLDNIEKSGSANDILRDVLGIESTKPEWVNNQIDEILNKYSEKGITPENIEQFKSELKRVGLEKFVHTSVADLIQKSKEK, from the coding sequence ATGTTTAAGAAAATAAGAATTAATACTTGGAGACAATATGAAAATATTGATATCGATTTTCATCCGAGGTTAACAATAATCACTGGAGCAAATGGAGCTGGAAAGACAACTATTCTTGGGCTTTTAAATAGGCATTTTGGTTGGCCAAGTCAGCTTGTTGGTACACCTAAGAAAGACAAAAAGACTGGAAGATTAAAATTCTTTAGTGATTTTGGGAAAGACCTTTTTAGCTCAGAATCATCAAATGTTAATAGGAATAATCAAAACGTAGTCGGTAATATAAGTTACATCAATGGTACAAACACCAATATTATGGTACCTACGCAAGTTGGTTCAACATATGGAATACAATTTTCATCTCAACAACCTATTTCAGGTTTTCATATTCCTTCACACAGACCAATTTACAAATATCAAAATGTACCTAACATTTCCACCCAAGCCATATCTAAACAAATGGCTTATCAAAATTATAGAAGTGTTAAGCATCAGAGATATCAAGGGTCTTCTAGCATACCCAAATCCGAAACTTACTTTATCAAAGAAACTCTAATTTCCCTAGCAACTTTTGGCTATGGAAATCAAATTGTTAGCAGAAATGATGAGGCTGTTAGAATTTTTGAAGGCTTTCAAGACGTTTTGAAAAATGTTTTGCCACCAAAACTTGGCTTTGAGAAAATATCAATCAGGATTCCAGAAGTTATTTTGGAAACAAAATCGGGTGAATTTGCTATGGATGCTGTATCGGGTGGTATTGCATCAATCATAGATTTAGCTTGGCAAATATTTATGTTTGAAAATAATAATCAACCATTTTGCGTAACGTTTGATGAACCAGAAAACCATCTGCATCCTGAAATGCAAAAGTCGTTGCTTCCAAACTTCTTAAAAGCATTCCCACGTGCCCAATTTATAATTGCATCTCATAATCCATTTATTATTAGTTCTGTGCCAGACTCAAAAGTGTACGTGCTGAATTACAACGAGAATAATAAAGTAAGTTCAATCCTTCTTGATAATATAGAGAAATCAGGAAGTGCTAACGATATACTGAGAGATGTTCTAGGAATTGAATCTACTAAACCTGAATGGGTAAATAATCAGATAGATGAGATTTTAAACAAATACTCTGAAAAAGGTATAACACCTGAAAATATAGAACAATTTAAGTCAGAGTTAAAGCGTGTTGGTCTTGAAAAATTTGTTCACACTTCGGTAGCAGATTTAATCCAAAAAAGCAAAGAAAAATGA
- a CDS encoding HNH endonuclease, which produces MIQLKELDKPQVLVDNALNWTKTVMEYINKGQAVPTNDKNRYNHPQVKSQVKLETKEKCAYCESQVTHQYPGDIEHIIPKAVYPRLSFNWSNLTFACYWCNNSKRNYVGKGESKLINPFKDNITKHLSFFGPLIMHINDSKRGEITWKTIELNRKELIERRTEKIKELQSLIDKYEREPIQALKDILMNEIMEFSGKENEFSYMCMCYLQDKGIV; this is translated from the coding sequence ATGATTCAACTAAAAGAACTTGATAAACCTCAAGTTTTAGTTGACAATGCGTTAAATTGGACTAAAACTGTGATGGAATACATTAATAAGGGTCAAGCAGTACCCACAAATGACAAAAATAGATACAATCACCCTCAGGTAAAAAGTCAAGTTAAATTAGAGACTAAAGAAAAGTGCGCTTACTGCGAAAGTCAAGTAACACATCAATATCCTGGAGATATCGAACATATTATACCAAAAGCTGTTTACCCTAGATTGTCGTTCAATTGGTCTAATCTAACTTTTGCTTGCTATTGGTGTAATAACAGTAAAAGAAATTATGTCGGAAAGGGCGAATCTAAATTGATAAACCCTTTCAAAGATAATATCACCAAACATCTTTCTTTTTTTGGACCTTTAATAATGCATATTAATGACAGCAAAAGAGGAGAAATAACTTGGAAAACAATTGAATTGAATAGGAAAGAACTGATTGAGAGAAGAACGGAAAAAATTAAAGAACTTCAAAGTTTAATTGACAAATACGAAAGAGAACCAATTCAAGCTCTTAAAGACATTTTAATGAATGAAATAATGGAATTTAGTGGTAAAGAAAATGAATTTAGCTATATGTGTATGTGCTATCTTCAAGACAAAGGAATAGTGTAA